A portion of the Halalkalicoccus tibetensis genome contains these proteins:
- a CDS encoding halocyanin domain-containing protein gives MSEQRDRDRDLSRRLFMRETVVGGTAAAGAVAASGTAAAQEEDEEEEEEEGEEEENGEEEEEGEEGEEEENGEEEEEGEEGEEGEEGEEDVEPDWPGFVEDANEFDGTDDSRGEEEVTVEVGAGDDGLAFSPTGIWIDPGATVVWEWTGEGGGHNVNSTEGEDFQSDTTEEEGFTFEHTFEEEGINEYECTPHTGQGMHGGVAVGEDIETREVIDDDAGGGGGVELPDSARAVGVALTVAFGSTLGLTYMFMKYGGDYEGDRIE, from the coding sequence ATGAGCGAGCAACGAGACCGGGACCGGGACCTCTCACGGCGGTTGTTCATGCGCGAGACCGTGGTCGGCGGGACGGCGGCGGCCGGGGCCGTCGCGGCCAGCGGCACGGCGGCCGCCCAGGAGGAGGACGAGGAGGAAGAGGAAGAAGAGGGCGAAGAGGAGGAGAACGGCGAGGAAGAGGAGGAAGGAGAAGAGGGCGAAGAGGAGGAGAACGGCGAGGAAGAGGAGGAAGGAGAAGAGGGCGAAGAGGGCGAGGAAGGCGAAGAAGACGTCGAGCCCGACTGGCCGGGCTTCGTCGAGGACGCCAACGAGTTCGACGGCACCGACGACTCGCGCGGCGAGGAGGAGGTCACGGTCGAGGTCGGCGCGGGCGACGACGGGCTCGCGTTCTCCCCGACGGGGATCTGGATCGACCCCGGCGCGACGGTCGTCTGGGAGTGGACCGGCGAGGGCGGCGGCCACAACGTCAACAGCACCGAGGGCGAGGACTTCCAGAGCGACACCACCGAGGAGGAGGGGTTCACCTTCGAACACACCTTCGAGGAGGAGGGGATCAACGAGTACGAGTGTACGCCCCACACCGGTCAGGGGATGCACGGCGGGGTCGCGGTCGGCGAGGACATCGAGACCCGCGAGGTGATCGACGACGACGCCGGCGGCGGTGGCGGGGTCGAGCTCCCCGACTCGGCGCGGGCCGTCGGGGTCGCGCTCACCGTCGCGTTCGGCTCGACGCTCGGGCTCACCTACATGTTCATGAAGTACGGCGGCGACTACGAGGGCGACCGGATCGAGTGA
- a CDS encoding SRPBCC family protein, whose translation MDEVELSTVIHLPPEEVYDFLIDFPRYANYSKYLTDVRQHGDGSPGTEYDLRVEWWKLSYTARSRVTDVDPPERIDWRLIKDVDAHGHWRVEEVPEEAPEGAETASRVWLRVGFDPDSASSSMIDLPAFVSLGAVIRKVKPKVLEEAERVVARIVADLEGEPREVDLEIHRTPDSV comes from the coding sequence GTGGACGAAGTCGAACTGAGCACTGTCATCCATCTGCCGCCCGAGGAGGTCTACGACTTCCTCATCGACTTTCCTCGCTACGCGAACTACTCGAAGTATCTCACCGACGTCCGCCAGCACGGCGACGGCTCGCCCGGCACGGAGTACGACCTCCGGGTGGAGTGGTGGAAGCTCTCCTATACGGCCCGCTCGCGGGTGACCGACGTCGACCCGCCCGAGCGGATCGACTGGCGGCTGATCAAGGACGTCGACGCCCACGGCCACTGGCGCGTCGAGGAGGTGCCCGAGGAGGCCCCCGAGGGCGCGGAGACGGCCTCGCGGGTCTGGCTGCGCGTCGGGTTCGACCCCGACAGCGCCAGCTCCAGCATGATCGACCTCCCGGCGTTCGTCTCGCTGGGGGCCGTGATCCGGAAGGTGAAGCCGAAGGTCCTCGAGGAGGCCGAACGGGTCGTCGCGCGGATCGTCGCCGACCTCGAGGGCGAGCCCCGCGAGGTCGACCTCGAGATCCACCGGACGCCCGACTCCGTCTGA
- a CDS encoding TrkH family potassium uptake protein — protein sequence MSLNVGWRVSVSLTGVVLKWLAVPLCFPLLIAVYYGEAVVPFLVTIAVSIAVGTGLDTIEYEDRLGPREAFLMVALAWFSVALVGAIPFVLAGAGSIAHPLNALFESMSGVTTTGATVITDFGNHSRSILMWRQVIQWLGGLGILVFATAILSQIGVGGAQLMESETQTRDINKLSPRIAQTARLLGELYIGLTVALIAILYGLHLTGLAPGMDLYNAVAHPLTTIATAGFSPEPDSIAAFSPIVQWTIVPFMIVGATNFVLIYFALQGDRRRLLDSEEFRFYIALLALLGVVTAVLLFLDESYAGSVESTIRHSVFNTVSIMTTTGYANADFDLWEAGAKHVLFVAMFIGGMAGSTTCSIKTLRWLVVIKGFRRDLFTSIHPEAIRPIRLSGEVIDEDTIRDIYAFALVNVLLFAAATVFVVVDGARAGLVLSEFDAMGAAAATFLNIGPAFGIAGPFGTYEAFPSTTKAVMILLMWVGRIEVIPVLVLFTKAFWTS from the coding sequence ATGAGCCTCAACGTCGGCTGGCGTGTGAGCGTGAGCCTCACCGGTGTCGTCCTCAAGTGGCTCGCCGTCCCGCTCTGTTTCCCCCTTCTGATCGCCGTCTACTACGGCGAGGCGGTCGTCCCGTTTCTCGTGACGATCGCCGTCTCGATCGCGGTCGGCACGGGCCTCGACACCATCGAGTACGAGGATCGCCTCGGCCCGCGGGAGGCGTTCCTCATGGTCGCGCTGGCGTGGTTCTCGGTGGCGCTCGTCGGGGCGATCCCCTTCGTCCTCGCGGGGGCGGGCTCGATCGCCCACCCGCTGAACGCGCTGTTCGAGTCGATGAGCGGCGTCACGACGACGGGCGCGACGGTCATCACCGACTTCGGCAACCACTCGCGCTCGATACTGATGTGGCGCCAGGTGATCCAGTGGCTCGGCGGGCTCGGGATCCTCGTGTTCGCGACGGCGATCCTCTCGCAGATCGGCGTCGGTGGCGCCCAGCTGATGGAGTCGGAGACCCAGACCCGCGACATCAACAAGCTCTCCCCGCGGATCGCACAGACGGCCCGCCTGCTCGGCGAGCTCTACATCGGGCTGACGGTCGCACTGATCGCGATCCTCTACGGTCTGCATCTGACCGGACTCGCACCGGGAATGGACCTCTACAACGCCGTGGCCCACCCGCTGACGACGATCGCAACCGCGGGGTTCTCGCCCGAGCCCGACAGCATCGCCGCGTTCTCCCCGATCGTTCAATGGACGATCGTCCCGTTCATGATCGTCGGGGCGACGAACTTCGTGCTGATCTACTTCGCGCTACAGGGCGACCGACGGCGGCTGCTCGACAGCGAGGAGTTCCGCTTCTACATCGCCTTGCTCGCGCTGCTGGGCGTCGTCACGGCGGTCCTGCTCTTTCTCGACGAGTCCTACGCGGGAAGCGTCGAGTCGACGATCCGCCACTCGGTGTTCAACACCGTCTCGATCATGACGACGACGGGCTACGCGAACGCCGACTTCGACCTCTGGGAGGCGGGCGCGAAACACGTCCTGTTCGTCGCGATGTTCATCGGGGGGATGGCCGGCTCGACCACCTGCTCGATCAAGACGCTCCGGTGGCTGGTCGTGATCAAGGGCTTTCGCCGCGACCTCTTCACCTCGATCCATCCCGAGGCGATCCGGCCGATCCGCCTGAGCGGCGAGGTGATCGACGAGGACACCATCCGCGACATCTACGCGTTCGCGCTCGTCAACGTGCTGCTCTTTGCGGCGGCGACGGTCTTCGTCGTCGTCGACGGCGCCCGCGCGGGGCTGGTGCTCAGCGAGTTCGATGCGATGGGCGCCGCGGCCGCGACCTTCCTCAACATCGGCCCCGCCTTCGGCATCGCCGGTCCCTTCGGCACCTACGAGGCGTTTCCGTCGACGACCAAGGCGGTGATGATCCTGCTGATGTGGGTCGGCCGGATCGAGGTGATCCCGGTGCTCGTCCTCTTCACGAAGGCGTTCTGGACCTCATAG
- the gyrA gene encoding DNA gyrase subunit A gives MSSDVPNPDIDAARIDTVRIEDEMEQSYIDYAMSVIAGRALPDVRDGLKPVHRRILYAMHEMGVSSRSAHRKSSSVVGETMGDYHPHGDKAIYDTLVRMSQGFSMRYPLIDGQGNFGSVDGDPAAAMRYTEARMSPISEELLTDIGKDTVDFTSNYDDRLEEPEVLPSAIPNLLVNGSSGIAVGMSTNVPPHNLREVIDATIHLIENPDCSIPDLMEHVKGPDFPTGANIVGREAIHSAYTTGRGRLRVRAEFEREEAGKRERIVITELPFQQNKSRLVERIAENVNEGRIEGISDLRDESDRDGIRIAIDLKRGANADVVENQLLEHHLERTFGVINLALVDGQPRVLDLKETLEHYVEHRKDVVRRRSEYDLGEAEDRAHILEGRLKALDNVDSVVELIRGAEDRNGAKDVLREEFEFSEAQAEHIVRMQLGSLTSLEREEIEEEYDDLTAEIERLETILDDESELLGVIKEELREIREEYGDDRRTSIIEGGDSVLHEDLIPEEESLILVTEDDYVKRMPVSAFDPQGRGGKGIIGANLKEGDEVSKVFRANTHDYLLCFTNHGKAYQIRGFDVPEMSRTARGKSAVNILDLDPDEELTAVVNTDDFEDDEFLTMVTENGYVKRTAASAFERVRASGLIAASLEEGDRLVDVTVTDGSTDLVIATEGGMAIRFPEGEARAMGRNARGVNGIKLRDDDAVVGLVTAAEGRDLLTITENGYGKRTPFSEYRTQSRYGKGLIDIKIGDRNGSVAAIESVSGEDDLVVMSDDAQIMRIRAADVSTVGRNTKGVIVMRLAEDDRVASVDVVPDAA, from the coding sequence ATGAGTTCTGACGTTCCGAACCCCGATATCGACGCCGCACGCATCGACACCGTCCGAATCGAGGACGAGATGGAGCAGTCCTACATCGACTACGCGATGTCCGTCATCGCGGGCCGCGCGCTCCCGGACGTCCGGGACGGGCTGAAGCCCGTCCACCGGCGCATCCTGTATGCGATGCACGAGATGGGCGTCAGCTCCCGCTCGGCCCACCGCAAGTCCTCCTCGGTCGTCGGCGAGACGATGGGGGACTACCACCCCCACGGCGACAAGGCGATCTACGACACGCTCGTGCGCATGTCCCAGGGCTTCTCGATGCGCTATCCCCTGATCGACGGTCAGGGCAACTTCGGGAGCGTCGACGGCGACCCCGCGGCGGCCATGCGCTACACCGAGGCGCGCATGAGCCCGATCTCCGAGGAGCTGCTGACCGACATCGGGAAGGACACCGTCGACTTCACATCGAACTACGACGATCGCCTCGAGGAGCCCGAGGTGCTCCCCTCGGCGATCCCGAACCTGCTGGTCAACGGCTCCTCGGGTATCGCCGTCGGGATGAGCACCAACGTCCCGCCCCACAACCTGCGGGAGGTGATCGACGCGACGATCCACCTGATCGAGAACCCCGACTGCTCGATTCCGGACCTGATGGAGCACGTCAAGGGGCCGGACTTCCCGACGGGCGCGAACATCGTCGGCCGGGAGGCGATCCACTCGGCGTACACGACGGGCCGCGGACGGCTCCGCGTACGCGCGGAGTTCGAGCGCGAGGAGGCGGGCAAGCGAGAACGGATCGTCATCACCGAGCTGCCCTTCCAGCAGAACAAGTCCCGGCTGGTCGAGCGCATCGCCGAGAACGTCAACGAGGGCAGGATCGAGGGGATCAGCGACCTGCGCGACGAATCCGACCGGGACGGCATCCGGATCGCGATCGACCTCAAGCGCGGCGCGAACGCCGACGTCGTCGAGAACCAGCTGCTCGAACACCACCTCGAGCGGACCTTCGGCGTGATCAACCTCGCGCTGGTCGACGGCCAGCCGCGGGTGCTCGACCTGAAGGAGACGCTCGAACACTACGTCGAACACCGAAAGGACGTCGTGCGCCGGCGCAGCGAGTACGACCTCGGGGAGGCCGAGGACCGCGCGCACATCCTCGAGGGACGCCTGAAGGCGCTCGACAACGTCGACAGCGTCGTCGAGCTGATCCGCGGGGCCGAGGACCGAAACGGCGCGAAGGACGTCCTCAGAGAGGAGTTCGAGTTCTCCGAGGCGCAGGCCGAACACATCGTCCGGATGCAGCTGGGCAGCCTGACCTCGCTCGAACGCGAGGAGATCGAGGAGGAGTACGACGACCTCACCGCGGAGATCGAGCGCCTCGAGACCATCCTCGACGACGAATCCGAGCTCCTGGGCGTCATCAAGGAGGAGCTCCGGGAGATCCGCGAGGAGTACGGCGACGACCGACGCACCAGCATCATCGAGGGCGGCGACTCGGTCCTCCACGAGGACCTCATCCCCGAGGAGGAGTCGCTGATCCTCGTCACCGAGGACGACTACGTCAAACGGATGCCCGTCTCGGCGTTCGACCCCCAGGGTCGGGGCGGCAAGGGGATCATCGGCGCAAACCTGAAGGAGGGCGACGAGGTCTCGAAGGTGTTCCGCGCGAACACCCACGACTATCTGCTCTGTTTCACGAACCACGGCAAGGCCTACCAGATCCGCGGGTTCGACGTCCCCGAGATGAGCCGGACGGCAAGGGGGAAGTCGGCGGTGAACATCCTCGATCTCGATCCCGACGAGGAGCTGACGGCCGTGGTGAACACCGACGACTTCGAGGACGACGAGTTCCTGACGATGGTCACGGAGAACGGCTACGTCAAGCGCACCGCGGCGAGCGCCTTCGAGCGCGTTCGCGCCTCGGGGCTGATCGCTGCCTCGCTCGAGGAGGGCGATCGCCTCGTCGACGTCACCGTCACCGACGGCTCGACCGACCTCGTGATCGCCACCGAGGGCGGGATGGCGATCCGGTTCCCCGAGGGCGAGGCCCGCGCGATGGGACGAAACGCCCGCGGAGTCAACGGGATCAAGCTCCGGGACGACGACGCGGTCGTCGGGCTCGTGACCGCAGCGGAGGGCCGTGACCTGCTGACGATCACCGAGAACGGCTACGGGAAACGGACGCCCTTCTCGGAGTACCGCACCCAGTCGCGCTACGGCAAGGGACTGATCGACATCAAGATCGGCGACCGAAACGGGTCGGTCGCCGCGATCGAGTCGGTGAGCGGGGAGGACGACCTCGTCGTGATGAGCGACGACGCCCAGATCATGCGGATCCGCGCGGCGGACGTCTCGACGGTCGGGCGGAACACGAAGGGCGTGATCGTGATGCGGCTCGCCGAGGACGATCGGGTTGCGAGCGTCGACGTGGTGCCGGATGCGGCGTAG
- a CDS encoding globin-coupled sensor protein — translation MTTDERAFRHRIEQGEWVDGIGLNDAEIAWRKEFLGFEAEDARRAAALDRLLEEEADLTAATDLFMDPILEHGRTRAVVDRGTRSNEQLRGVVHAYYETFTAGSYDRDYFAKRTRIGRIHDMLDMPIHYFIGMYANIHVHFLDALLAERAAAIEERLDDPEAAAVVREELGEAGADAAAFLRLTNLDLQVICNTYLHSREGGLREEIDRSRELRESVEKLIEELDETSAAVESRSEEIAVLTDEQAENTGQIASEVATLSASIEEVAASAEEVNRNSTRASERAAAGQDAAGDVIERMDRIDEATAAVAEDVDGLVERIDDIDDITDAISSIAEQTNILALNASIEAARAEGNGDSFAVVAREVKSLAGDARERARDIERRIEAIQADTARTAGSLETATGHVEESIDGIEESLALLDDIAEATADTSHGIEEVATATEEQATSTEEIASMIDETTDLSTEVSEKADRIASTNDQQRERIEGITAAVEALRDAEGRNDG, via the coding sequence ATGACTACCGACGAGCGCGCCTTCAGACACCGAATCGAGCAGGGCGAGTGGGTCGACGGGATCGGCCTCAACGACGCGGAGATCGCGTGGCGAAAGGAGTTCCTCGGGTTCGAGGCCGAGGACGCCCGGCGGGCGGCCGCCCTCGACCGGCTGCTCGAGGAGGAGGCCGACCTGACGGCGGCGACGGACCTGTTCATGGACCCGATCCTCGAACACGGGCGCACGCGGGCGGTCGTCGACCGTGGTACCCGCTCGAACGAGCAGCTCCGGGGGGTCGTCCACGCCTACTACGAGACCTTCACCGCCGGCAGCTACGACCGGGACTACTTCGCGAAGCGCACCCGGATCGGGCGGATCCACGACATGCTCGACATGCCGATCCACTACTTCATCGGGATGTACGCGAACATCCACGTCCACTTCCTCGATGCCCTGCTCGCGGAGCGTGCCGCGGCCATCGAGGAGCGCCTCGACGACCCCGAGGCCGCGGCGGTCGTCCGCGAGGAGCTCGGCGAGGCCGGCGCCGACGCGGCGGCGTTCCTCCGGCTGACGAACCTCGACCTGCAGGTGATCTGTAACACCTACCTCCACTCGCGGGAGGGCGGGCTCCGCGAGGAGATCGACCGCTCGCGCGAGCTGCGCGAGTCCGTCGAAAAGCTGATCGAGGAGCTCGACGAGACGAGCGCGGCCGTCGAGAGCCGCTCCGAGGAGATCGCGGTGCTCACGGACGAGCAGGCCGAGAACACCGGCCAGATCGCGAGCGAGGTCGCCACCCTCTCGGCGTCGATCGAGGAGGTCGCCGCGAGCGCCGAGGAGGTCAACCGCAACAGCACCCGCGCGAGCGAGCGCGCCGCGGCGGGTCAGGACGCCGCGGGCGACGTCATCGAGCGGATGGACCGGATCGACGAGGCCACCGCGGCCGTCGCCGAGGACGTCGACGGACTGGTCGAGCGGATCGACGACATCGACGACATCACCGACGCGATCAGTTCGATCGCCGAACAGACGAACATCCTCGCGCTCAACGCCTCGATCGAGGCCGCCCGCGCCGAGGGCAACGGTGACAGCTTCGCGGTGGTCGCCCGAGAGGTGAAGTCGCTCGCGGGCGACGCCCGCGAACGCGCCCGTGACATCGAGCGACGGATCGAGGCGATCCAGGCCGACACCGCCCGGACCGCGGGGAGCTTAGAGACGGCGACGGGCCACGTCGAGGAGAGCATCGACGGGATCGAGGAGAGCCTCGCGCTGCTCGACGACATCGCGGAGGCGACCGCCGACACCTCCCACGGGATCGAGGAGGTCGCCACGGCCACCGAGGAGCAGGCCACCAGCACCGAGGAGATCGCGAGCATGATCGACGAGACCACCGACCTCTCGACGGAGGTCTCCGAGAAGGCCGACCGGATCGCGAGCACGAACGACCAGCAGCGCGAGCGCATCGAGGGGATCACGGCCGCCGTCGAGGCGCTCCGGGACGCCGAGGGGCGCAACGACGGCTGA
- a CDS encoding M42 family metallopeptidase, giving the protein MAVDPDFDYELLKRLTEARGVPGYEDRVREIVREELSPHVDGLRTDAMGNVVGTVEGDSEYSVVVAAHMDEIGFMVTHVDDDGFLAVDSLGGFDPRVLKAQRVTVHTEVPGPEDSGVEGTASRSDGDLPGVIGSAPPHTLDEEQREKTPKTEDVRIDLGLDAEAVEERVSPGDLVTMDQDTGIVGEHVTGKAIDNRVSVLALIEAARRIEDPAVTVHFAATVQEEVGLRGARALGVDVDPDLAIALDTTVANDVPGFGAEEHVTELGEGAGIKLKDSSVITSPKVHRRLREVAESEGIAHQFEVLPAGGTDTGGLQTSAGATPVGAISFPTRYLHTVTESAHVEDVAAVIDLLTAFLDSETGEGDYRL; this is encoded by the coding sequence ATGGCAGTCGACCCCGACTTCGACTACGAGCTGTTGAAGCGTCTGACCGAGGCCCGCGGCGTTCCCGGCTACGAGGACCGGGTGCGCGAGATCGTCCGCGAGGAGCTCTCCCCGCACGTCGACGGGCTCCGGACCGACGCGATGGGCAACGTGGTCGGGACCGTCGAGGGTGATTCGGAGTACTCGGTGGTCGTCGCGGCCCACATGGACGAGATCGGCTTCATGGTCACCCACGTCGACGACGACGGCTTCCTCGCGGTCGATTCCCTCGGCGGGTTCGACCCCCGCGTGCTGAAGGCCCAGCGGGTGACCGTCCACACCGAGGTTCCCGGGCCCGAGGACTCGGGAGTCGAGGGGACGGCCTCCCGATCGGACGGCGACCTGCCGGGCGTGATCGGCTCGGCGCCGCCCCACACCCTCGACGAGGAGCAGCGCGAGAAGACCCCGAAGACCGAGGACGTGCGCATCGACCTCGGGCTCGACGCGGAGGCGGTCGAGGAGCGCGTCTCGCCGGGTGACCTCGTGACAATGGACCAGGATACGGGGATCGTCGGCGAGCACGTCACGGGCAAGGCGATCGACAACCGGGTAAGCGTGCTGGCGCTGATCGAGGCCGCCCGCCGGATCGAGGACCCGGCGGTGACGGTCCACTTCGCCGCGACGGTCCAGGAGGAGGTCGGCCTGCGCGGGGCCCGCGCGCTCGGGGTCGACGTCGACCCCGACCTGGCGATCGCGCTTGATACGACCGTCGCGAACGACGTGCCGGGCTTCGGCGCGGAGGAGCACGTCACCGAGCTCGGCGAGGGGGCGGGGATCAAGCTGAAGGACTCGAGCGTGATCACCAGCCCGAAGGTCCACCGCCGGCTCCGGGAGGTCGCCGAGAGCGAGGGGATCGCCCACCAGTTCGAGGTGCTGCCCGCGGGCGGGACCGACACGGGCGGGCTACAGACGTCGGCCGGGGCGACGCCGGTGGGTGCGATCTCGTTCCCGACGCGCTATCTCCACACCGTCACCGAGAGCGCCCACGTCGAGGACGTCGCCGCGGTGATCGACCTCCTGACCGCGTTTCTCGACTCGGAGACCGGCGAGGGCGACTACCGGCTCTGA
- the trkA gene encoding Trk system potassium transporter TrkA, protein MRVIVIGAGEVGSSIAAGLADSHEVIVVDVDGDRVEELTYSIDVLAIQGDGTTMSTLEEAGVEDADIFIASTDNDETNIVSCSAAKIASDPFTVARVKRPSLLDTWNRSNQGFGVDFMVCTDLLSAQAIVTIVGLPAARDADPFAGGAIQMAEFEIPVDSPVTGQTVAEADRFDSLTFVGILRNDEVEIARGETTLMEGDYVVVIGSPESVQGFGTELSPEATPSSAEEIVIVGGSEIGYQVARLLEERGLEPRLIEEDHARARDLAERLPKTVVMESDATDLEFLSREHIDEADVVIAALTHDEANLLISLLAKQLGTSRAVAVVEHADYVDIFESVGVDVAINPREITAEEITRFTHEGRAENISLIHNDRAEVLEVEIDDESILAGRALSESMADLPEEVVVGAITRDGECIIPRGDTRVEVGDHVVVFARVDVVDAAAAAL, encoded by the coding sequence GTGCGCGTGATCGTCATCGGGGCCGGCGAGGTCGGCTCCTCGATCGCAGCCGGGCTCGCGGACTCCCACGAGGTGATCGTCGTCGACGTCGACGGCGACCGCGTCGAGGAGCTCACCTACTCGATCGACGTGCTCGCGATCCAGGGCGACGGCACGACGATGTCGACGCTCGAGGAGGCGGGCGTCGAGGACGCGGATATCTTCATCGCGAGCACCGACAACGACGAGACGAACATCGTCTCCTGCAGCGCCGCGAAGATCGCGAGCGACCCGTTCACCGTCGCCCGGGTGAAACGCCCCTCGCTGCTCGACACCTGGAACCGCTCGAACCAGGGGTTCGGCGTCGACTTCATGGTCTGTACGGACCTGCTGTCGGCCCAGGCGATCGTCACCATCGTCGGGCTGCCCGCGGCCCGCGACGCGGACCCCTTCGCGGGCGGAGCGATCCAGATGGCCGAGTTCGAGATCCCCGTGGACAGCCCAGTGACGGGTCAGACGGTCGCGGAGGCCGACCGGTTCGACTCCCTGACGTTCGTCGGCATCCTCCGGAACGACGAGGTCGAGATCGCGCGCGGCGAGACCACCCTCATGGAGGGCGACTACGTCGTCGTGATCGGCAGTCCCGAGAGCGTCCAGGGGTTCGGAACCGAGCTCTCCCCGGAGGCGACGCCGAGCTCGGCCGAGGAGATCGTCATCGTCGGGGGCAGCGAGATCGGCTACCAGGTCGCCCGTCTGCTCGAGGAGCGCGGGCTCGAACCCCGGCTCATCGAGGAGGACCACGCCCGGGCGCGCGACCTCGCCGAACGGCTCCCGAAAACGGTTGTGATGGAGAGCGACGCGACGGACCTCGAGTTCCTCTCCCGCGAGCACATCGACGAGGCCGACGTGGTGATCGCCGCGCTCACCCACGACGAGGCGAACCTGCTGATCTCGCTGCTCGCGAAACAGCTGGGCACCTCGCGGGCGGTCGCGGTCGTCGAACACGCCGACTACGTCGACATCTTCGAGTCGGTCGGCGTCGACGTGGCGATCAACCCCCGGGAGATCACCGCCGAGGAGATCACCCGCTTCACCCACGAGGGGCGCGCCGAGAACATCTCGCTCATCCACAACGACCGCGCGGAGGTCCTCGAGGTGGAGATCGACGACGAGAGCATCCTCGCGGGACGCGCGCTCAGCGAGTCGATGGCGGACCTGCCCGAGGAGGTCGTCGTCGGCGCGATCACCCGCGACGGCGAGTGCATCATCCCGCGGGGTGACACCCGGGTCGAGGTCGGTGATCACGTCGTGGTGTTCGCACGCGTCGACGTCGTCGACGCCGCCGCCGCCGCGCTATGA
- a CDS encoding polyprenyl synthetase family protein, whose translation MRDVLAEWQPVVDDAIAELLPRDVDEAYLDEWFGPASHRYDPEAIQRALSDPVWDLLDRGGKRWRAVVCLLLLDGFGADPHEHLAYACIPEVLHNGTIIVDDVEDEAEIRRGETALHHRYGQDVALNAGNAMYFLPLKVVGKNPAGLDSGTQLAMYEMLMDELNRTHLGQGMDIHWHRNREATVSEAEYLEMCACKTGCLGRIVARLPAILTDQPDEVEHAIAKYAEEMSIAFQIGDDILDIESTIEGNTEFGKAFGNDIREGKRTLMAIHALSEADPAEADRLATILHADENTREEIVDAIGILQSTDSIEYARERALEFAGSARAHLREVPLDEERSDQLASFTEFVIDRDV comes from the coding sequence ATGCGGGACGTCCTAGCCGAGTGGCAGCCGGTCGTCGACGACGCGATAGCAGAGCTGTTGCCCCGCGACGTCGACGAGGCCTACCTCGACGAGTGGTTCGGCCCGGCGAGCCACCGGTACGATCCGGAGGCGATCCAGCGGGCGCTATCGGACCCGGTCTGGGACCTGCTGGATCGCGGGGGGAAACGCTGGCGGGCGGTCGTCTGTCTGCTCCTGCTCGACGGGTTCGGGGCCGATCCCCACGAGCATCTCGCCTACGCCTGTATCCCCGAGGTGCTGCATAACGGCACGATCATCGTCGACGACGTCGAGGACGAGGCGGAGATCCGCCGCGGGGAGACCGCCCTCCACCACCGATACGGGCAGGACGTCGCGCTCAACGCGGGCAACGCGATGTACTTCCTGCCGCTGAAGGTGGTCGGCAAGAACCCCGCGGGCCTCGATTCGGGGACCCAGCTCGCGATGTACGAGATGCTGATGGACGAGCTCAACCGCACGCATCTGGGCCAGGGGATGGACATCCACTGGCACCGAAACCGCGAGGCGACGGTCTCGGAGGCGGAATACTTGGAGATGTGTGCCTGCAAGACCGGCTGTCTGGGTCGGATCGTCGCCCGGCTCCCTGCCATCCTCACCGACCAGCCCGACGAGGTCGAACACGCCATCGCCAAATACGCCGAGGAGATGTCGATCGCCTTCCAGATCGGTGACGACATCCTCGACATCGAGAGTACGATCGAGGGCAACACGGAGTTCGGCAAGGCCTTCGGCAACGACATCCGTGAGGGCAAGCGGACGCTGATGGCGATCCACGCCCTTTCGGAGGCCGATCCCGCGGAGGCCGACCGACTGGCGACGATCCTCCACGCCGACGAGAACACGCGCGAGGAGATCGTCGACGCGATCGGGATCCTCCAGTCGACCGACAGCATCGAGTACGCCCGCGAACGCGCCCTGGAGTTCGCCGGGAGCGCGCGGGCCCACCTCCGGGAGGTACCCCTCGACGAGGAACGGTCCGATCAGCTGGCCTCCTTTACCGAGTTCGTCATCGACCGGGACGTCTAG
- a CDS encoding MTH865 family protein — MADRDELRSQLYDAFEGADYPVKNQMDLVPALPNGPATKFESGETSFTAMEMATRLSGHQEFPYEDADSLVDDVMTGLEKEDMI; from the coding sequence ATGGCAGACAGAGACGAACTCCGCTCGCAGCTGTACGACGCGTTCGAGGGCGCCGACTACCCCGTGAAGAACCAGATGGACCTCGTGCCCGCCCTGCCCAACGGCCCCGCGACGAAGTTCGAGTCGGGCGAGACGAGCTTCACCGCCATGGAGATGGCGACCCGGCTGTCGGGCCACCAGGAGTTCCCCTACGAGGACGCCGACTCGCTGGTCGACGACGTCATGACCGGCCTCGAAAAGGAGGACATGATCTGA